DNA from Pseudophryne corroboree isolate aPseCor3 chromosome 3 unlocalized genomic scaffold, aPseCor3.hap2 SUPER_3_unloc_36, whole genome shotgun sequence:
tatcaccacatgtggcgaaaatatgttgcgtggtgtgaggccaggaaggccccacgaagaaatttcaactcggtcgattcctgcatttcctgcaaacaggagtgtctatggacctcaaattggggtccattaaggttcaaatttcggccctgtcaattttcttccagaaagaattggcttcacttcctgaagtccagaagtttgtcaagggagtactgcatatacaaaccccttttgtgcctccagtggcactgtgggatctcaacgtagttctgggattcctcaaatcacattttaaaccgctcaaatctgtggatttgaaatatctcacatgaaaagtgaccatgctgttggccctggcctcggccaggcgagtgtcagaattggcggctttgtctcacaaaagcccatatctgattgtccattcggacagggcagagctgcggactcgtccccagtttctccctaatgtggtgtcagcgtttcacctgaaccagcttattgtggtacctgcggctactagggacttggaggactccaagttgctagatgttgtcagggccctgaaaatatagtttccaggacggctggagtcaggaaaactgacttgctgttatcctgtatgcacccaacaaactaggtgctcttgcttctaagcagacgattgctagttggatgtgtagtacaattcagcttgcacattctgtggcaggcctgccacagccaaaatatgtaaatgcccatttcacaaggaaggtgggctcatcttgggcggctgcccgaggggtctcggctttacaactttgccgagctgctacttggtcaggggcaaacacgtttgcaaaattctacaaatttgataccctggctgaggaggacctggagttctctcattcggtgctgcagagtcatccgcactctcccgcccgtttgggagctttggtataatccccatggtcctgacggagtcccagcatccactaggacgtcagagaaaataagaatttacttaccgataattctatttctcgtagtccgtagtggatgctgggcgcccatcccaagtgcggattgtctgcaatacttgtacatagttattgttacaaaaatcgggttattattgttgtgagccatcttttcagaggctccgctgttatcatgctgttaactgggttcagatcactggttgtacagtgtgattggtgtggctggtatgagtcttacccgggattcaaaatccttccttattgtgtacgctcgtccgggcacagtatcctaactgaggcttggaggagggtcatagggggaggagccagtgcacaccacctgatcctaaagcttttacttttgtgccctgtctcctacggagccgctattccccatggtcctgacggagtcccagcatccactacggactacgagaaatagaattatcggtaagtaaattctcattaTTACAGATAAGAGTCACATATTCTTGCTCAGTGACTACAGCAATCTCTAattctacaccctcctctgtcagtacaaactaaggaggaatatgtattttcccagtgtggagtcaggagccatcagcccctattatactcctgctctcctccttacatcatgtccctctgtgttaccagcccagagatctgaccagtctccttcccacactctctggtctaTCTCATACATTAGGtgccatcagccactattatactcctgctctccctctcacatcatgtcactgtgtgttgccagcccagagacctgaccagtctcctccccacactctctgatgtatctcatacttcaggggccatcggcccctattatactcctgctctcaccctcacatcatgtcactgggtgttaccagcccagagatctgaccagtctcctccccacactctctggtgtatctcatacatcgggagccatcagcccctattatactcctgctctccccctcacatatcactgtgtgttaccagcccagagatctgaccagtctccccacactctctggtgtatctcatacatcaggagccatcagcccctattatactcctgctctccccctcacatcatgtcactgtgtgttaccagcccagagatctgaccagtctcctccccacactctctggtgtatctcatacatcaggagatatcagtccctattatactcctgctttacccctcacatcatgtcactgtgtgttaccagcccagagatctgaccagtctcctccccacactctctggtgtatctcatacagcaggagccatcagcccctattatactcctgctcccctcctcacaccatgtcactgtgtgttaccagcccagagatctgactagtctcctccccacactctctggtgtatctcatacagcaggagccatcagcccctattatactcctgctctcctcctcacatcatgtcactgtattttaccagcctagagatctgaccagtctcctcacactCTTTGAGTGCATATTATACTCCAGTCCAAGCTTCCTAGTATTTTTAATTAAGCATAAAAGGAATGGCAGAACTATAGTACTGGTTAATTTCAGTTACAGAATTATATAATGTACAATGTAACATCTGATAATGTTGATatcatcttaaaccataaagctatacttctagatacacttttaccgtggagccgctatgtccGTTatactgaatacacgcgctacgcactttgtacgctatttgcgtacggagtcctgtaCGTGGTaaatacttggcgtacacacgccgcgctgattgTACAGAgttcgcacagcgcgcgcacacacaattgataacctttaaaccttattagtaatgcaatgtaatgttacactctaaaccatgtgccgcgaagcactgtaatgatgtttatactttaaaccttaagtagcgctggcggtataaagtacccgcagtgcgtacaccttatcaatacactctataaccttatacagtaaaatccgctttaaaccctagcaggaaagtgaggacacaacaccgatatgtagtgaaaccacagggttctaaggccacagtggattatttcaaaaggtaaaacagtataaattatacactacaggctaacaagataaatctacaacagaataatggctacagagaatgtacatacgtgagaatgttcgcaagcgcaacccggccggtcctccgcttgtcaggtagaaagcgttcagagtcttctgaccggccaggcaacaatgtgctttttatacacaacttacatacacaattcaatggtcactgtaatctcattgtccattggacacagagatgtgtctttacatcacaggagaggtcataggttgatttgaaaatgtaggcgatgtctttccccaactgctcttgtgggtggtatcctctggattcccgccgcatacataatatacattaaatacagttaatatctatattctacttttgcacataactatacgctggtacatacgatctttctctaaccaacaccggaatgttacccttaaaataccctacagctggatactagacatcaccttccaacctttatctgacccttcctatcatgcaaaggcgaatcccttagtcctggaactgtttaaactgttgatactcactgatgtggtgcaggggaactatgggtacaaaatgcactatttgggttaaatatgtaatgttctaataaccctctacgcgctcacaaactccaccgtaattacccataccacgcgcatgatcgcaggagctatcctacgcaaattgcggatatgtgaacgcacggcggactgagcacgcgccgcgggcatgtgcatggggttagtacatggtatatgcattacaatatttttcgactttgacacatcttGGGTGTTTTCTACTCATTTATAGTATTTTGCCATTTTTGAACATAACCTATACAATATTTATTTTGTTTCATGAAAATTCATATgtgcataatgtattttatttccagcagatggacacacaagcaggaatatctcagaaggacatcttatgttatccccggattgtgacataaaagataatgacagtagacatgattctccaggagataaccccattatcccaattatacatccagctctatcagctggtccttcTGATccagggaaatgttctcctgatcactctgatattggtacatcggtaacagctctgacagtagacacagtgtttccctgttctatagatgccatatgttttacacagaaaacaaagcttattacccatcagacagATAAAGCAGgcaagaggccatttccatgttctgagtgtgggaaatgttttacatacaaatcagttctagttacacatcagagaaggcacacaggtgagaagccattttcatgttctgagtgtgtaaaattttttacacataaatcagctcttgttagacatcaaagaactcacacaggtgagaggccatttccatgttctgagtgtgtaaaattttttacacataaatcagctcttgttagacatcaaagaactcacacaggtgagaggccatttccatgttctgagtgtgggaaatgttttgcacagaaatcatatcttgttgcacatcaaagaagtcacacaggtgagaagccatttccatgctctgagtgtgggaaatgttttatacagaaatcaaatctttttacacatcagagaactcacacaggtgagaaactatttccatgttctgagtgtgggaaatgttttacccgaaaatcagaacttgttacacatcatcgaagtcacacaggtgagaaaccatttccatgttctgagtgtggaaaatgtttcacagggaaatcagctcttgttagacatcaaagaactcacacaggtgagagtccatttctatgttctgagtgtcagaaatgttttgcacagaaatcagattttgttgcacatcaaagaagtcacacaggtgagaggccatttccatgctctgagtgtgggaaatgttttatacagaaatcaaatctttttacacatcagagaactcacacaggtgagaaaccatttccatgctctgagtgtgggaaatgttttacccgaaaatcaaaacttgttatacatcatCGAAGTCACAcacgtgagaaaccatttccatgttctgagtgtggagaaTGTTTCAcagggaaatcagctcttgttagacatcaaagaactcacacatgttagaaaccatttccatgttctgagtgtgagaagtaAATCAGCTTTGtttcacacaatagacatcacacaggtgaggaACCTTTTTAATCTCATCATCACAATTGCCATGCATTGTTTCTCAAGTTCCTGTCCTATCTCCTTTGCTTTTTGCAATATGCATGCTGCTACTGGGTGAAACAATCAGATATCAtaccctggtctaccactgctatgcaagtAACCTGTCTTTcaataacatcctagtggatactggggtggtattcgtaccatggggtatatatcgagtccattagtgtgtgctggctcctcccctctatgccccttcaagcagactcagtttagaaaaatgtgcccaaggagccgggtgcattctctggagctccagagagttttcatcAAAATTTATGttcgtttattattttcaggcagcgctggttggcaccagactgcctgcatcGTGACACTTAGGGTGGGAACCGAACCAACTTAataaagagttaatggttcgtatccccactgacaggacactcgggtgtgagcccacgccagtagcatgccgccacccctaacattgCGAAGTAGATGCATTGAGTAATACGCAGGGGTCCCAGTAAGCAGGTCCCTGGTGCAAATGGCGGCAAAAGGGTGCGGCAGTCACAGGCCTCGAGCTGCGGTGCCTGCTGTGGACCCCACACTGGCACACTGAACATAGGGTTACTCTCTTTATATACACATGTATTACAAGGTGGTTTTACTATTTATGTCAGTATAATCTGCTAGGGTCCGCATGCCAtgtaaggggcggggcttcccagagagcgggtCCAGAGACtggaaaggcgccatttcctgctgctggttACAGACTGCCCGCTCAATCTGCTCCTCCACAGAGGCCACTGCACCATGTTTTGTACTGGCACCAGGGGGTCTGATAGAAAGGGGGGGAGTGCATATATAGTGGTTACACCGCTGGCCACAAAACGTGTAAAACATACCCAGCGGAGCCCTGCCCTGagctgaggtattgtgtgctggtcccagtCCTCTCTGTGTTCCTCCAATCAGGGTGTTCTGGGTTACTGTGCTGTTCTCTATTGTGTGTCATTGCACTGTGATATAAATATCTGTTTTCTGCTTTAAGCATGTCTGAGGAAAAATCTTTGTGTCCTTCTTGCAACACCAAGTTTACATCTTGCAACACCAAGTTTACACCCTCTTCCCAGGGGTCCCTGCTCTGTACCAGCGTTCTCTACCTTCACAGGGTAGTGCTTTGCAGGAACCTGCATGGTTGGACTCATTCAAAACAATGATTACAGATATAAAGTCACCTGCTGCAAAGCAGGAGAGACAAACCCTGAAACAGTCTGTAGAAGAGTTCATTATTAAGACTGCTGATCACAGACAGCCAactcagccccctctggtggtctcaTAAACGTACactcccacaggtgctccagtctgacactgacacTGTACTACCAGAGGATGTGGAGCTGGAGGGGGAAGATGACAACACACTGTCCCCGGAATAGGCAGGTGTGAATTACGGTAATTGAATCACCTTGGTACATTTGGTATATAGGGTTTGGTCCCAGAGAAGTGTGTGTCGATGGCAGTGGCAACAGGGTGATCTGTGCTGGGATGCCGGAGTCTTCGACTAACGGATAAGTTTGACTTTCAATCATATATTTCTAAGTGCTGCATTGATGTTGAATATCTCTTGGATTGGAGAGAAACATTTGCTTTTTTGGCTTGAATATTTATTGATATATAAGTATTTTTCCTTCACCATTGCCAtttgatatgtttttttttttaaagtgtctttTTTGGAAACAATAAACTTTCATATATTAATTAAGAAGTTTGAGTGCCCTTTAACTACAAAGTTTAAATATCCTGGACCTGTGAAGGAACGGACTGAAGGGAGCACCACCTGAGAATTGCAGGGGAGTGTGCATTTGTATAaagtctctctctctttatatatatatatatatatatattatacacacacatatatatatatatatctgctctgtgtgtgtgacacccggcCTATACACATAGAAACACTCTGATGTATAAATATCCTGGACCTGTGAAGGAACGGACTGAAGGGAGCACCACCTGAGAATTGCAGGGGAGTGTGCATTTGTTTAaagtctctctctctttatatatatatatatatatatatatatatataatatattatacacacacacacatatatatatatatatatatatatctatctgctctgtgtgtgtgacacccggcCTATACACATAGAAACACTCTGATGTATAAATatcctggagatatggcctccagaactggacacagtattctggaTTAgagcttaccaatgacctatacagtgtcattctgctgctgattcctctcccaatgcagccatgcatctgactagccttcctcattgctgtgttacattgcttatctgcctttatgtcaccggacatagtgactcctagatccctttcctcctcagtagttcacagtagagtgccattaatactatatttattattAAGatatttgagacccaagtgcatgattttacattttttggcattaaacaaaTTACCGCACTCTTGACCATCCCTctggtctacctagatcctcagtcatttgttttacccctcctggtgtgtctaccctgttgcatacctttgtctcATCTGCAAAAAGGGTATACTTTccatttaatgccatttgcaatgtcaccaataaagatagtaaagagcactggtccaagtacagatccctggggtactccactggtaacatttccctcctgtgaatgcactccatttaccacaactctctgatttctatcctgcaaccaagatcttatccactcAACAATCTTAGTATCCGATCACAAGCttctgagtttatttagcagtcagcgatgtgggacagtgtgaaagccttactaaagtctagataagctatatccacggctccacctttatccatcactttagtcacacagtcagaaGCGTCAGTAAGATTTgtgtgacatgatctccccccagtgactcCGTGCTGTGtgcgatcctgtaaattgctggatgtgAGATAATCTACAGCTCTTTCTTATGAGTGTTTCCACCAATGTCCTACTACTGATGTAACACTCGCTGGTCTGTAGTTGTTGCCTCTTCCTGGCTTCCACTTTTGTtgttataataatttttattgatGAACATAAAATCATTATATAATACATTGCACAGTGACAGGAGTTACACAATTACAGAGCCATGTGACAGGAAATGCGGATACATAAGAACAAGACACCGAGCAATAACCGGAGTCAGAGTATAGTATACATTAGAGGACACTAGCTGTGTAATAAGGTACAGAGTCATGTGACAGGAAATGCAGATACATAAGAACAAGACTCCGAGCAGTAACCGGAGTCAGAGTATAGTATACATTAGAGGAAACTAGCTGTGTAATAAAGTACAGAGTCATGTGACAGGGAAATGCAGATACATAAGAACAAGACTCCGAGCAGTAACCGGAGTCAGAGTATAGTATACATTAGAGGACACTAGCTGTGTAATAAGGTACAGAGTCATGTGACAGGAAATGCAGATACATAAGAACAAGACTCCGAGCAGTAACCGGAGTCAGAGTATATATACATTAGAGGACACTAGCTGTGTAATAAAGTACAGAGTCATGTGACAGGGAGATGCAGATACATAAGAATAAGACTCCGAGCAGTAACCGGAGTCAGAGTATAGTATACATTAGAGGACACTAGCTGTGTAATAAGGTACAGAATCATGTGACAGGAAATGCAGATACATAAGAACAAGACTCCGAGCAGTAACCGGAGTCAGAGTATAGTATACATTAGAGGAAACTAGCTGTGTAATAAGGTGTACCTGTGTGTAACAGCCAGATTGTACCATGAGGGGAACTGAAAGCTTTGTCTAAGTGTTTTACTTCAGATGGTAATGTGTGAATAAAGGGTAAACTTGTCCAAAAACCTTTCCTCCCGACCTTCTTTGTTACTTGATGTATCCGTCCAATCCATATAAAATAGATGAGTCTAGGTGTAAATAGAGAAAATGAAGGAGCGTAATGTGCGATCAGTTTTTTGCAAAACCCGCAATGTTACATAATAATAGTTTATTACCACTAGTTGTCTTATGTATCGATATGTATTATTCGGAGTGAAAGGTCCTTTATTACAAATATCAAGCAAAGTATTAAAATAAAGGAATATGTGAAAAGATATGAAAAATAAAGTGAATAAAGAGTATTATATTGAATAAAATATTGTTTGCATAAGGTACTGTAACAGTACTAGGTATGTATTATAACCAGTGATTATTATGCTGACATCAATATTACAGTGCTGAGAACTGGATCTTTTTAGAGAAAAGTAATCCTGTCTGGTAAGTTTGTGCACTGTTACAATATTGTAATGATTGTTACTTTATGTGGATACACCAGTGTGTGACTGTCTCTATTATTCTGCATAGAATGTGTTAATGTTTCCAAATGAATGCAGTACCGAGCAGTCAGTGTTAGTCATCCACAACACATGGGAGCAGAAATCAGTATAATGGAAGTACATTGATTACCCCGTATGAGGATCAATATGAACAAGTGAAGGATTATAATGTAGTGATCTTTATGCCACAGTTATATCAGAATGTAATTGCTGCAATGTAATGTAATTAGATGCTAGCATACAACCATATGATTTTGTGGCTGTAAGTGCAATTCATAAGACATCCTCATACCATCTGACTCGTTCCCATAAATCACAATGTACATACATAACATGAAATATAAATTCTTATTCAGATGGATGATCAGTGTGAATAAATCACTGTTATCAGGGAAGGGTGTCTGCCATAGTATCAGCAGCGGCCAGTATAATGTATAGTGCCGCAGTGTGTGCCGGATGAATGCCGGCACTCTGGTTCTCTGCCATAGTAACAGCAGTGGCCAGTATAATGTATCGTGCCACAGCGTGTGCCGGATGAATGCCGGCACTCTGGTTCTCTGTGTCAGTGTTCCACTATCCGTGGTGTAACCAGATATATATACTGCTACCAATAGGATTCTCTTTTATCTGCATGGAGATTAATCCCGGCTACCAACAGACAATGCTCTTAGTAGGCAAAGCATCTCATATGTGTAGCATAGCAATCTGAGCtctcaaatataaaaaaatataataaatcctCCTCACTCTTTATTGAAATAATTGCGCTCCCATTAATATTACAGGTTAATGCTCATGATAGTGAACTTTAGTATGTGATTATACAGTATGCAAGGAACACATCGCTCTAGAtgaccaatgcgcatttcgctcatataggcttcctcagggcactatagtaaacaGAGCAGCCTAATACCACATTTAAATAGGGGGAGGAAATTGAAGGAATGACATTGATAAGTTTAGTAGACAATAGTGACAAAGTGATTTCAAATACCACATCCATTACTCCTAATTGTATCCCCATTGTGCAAGTCAAATtagtttctaacaaatatttaaaatgccagctctattatatactgtggacgcctgcgcatcttattaccatgtgctatgaatgtgcgctatatatcgcaaaaaACACTGCatgccataagagaaaacaatacacccacacattatctgagttccaaagctcattgatgtatatatttgttattaaaaggatatgtattcaa
Protein-coding regions in this window:
- the LOC134984109 gene encoding zinc finger protein OZF-like, with product MMENHRPLTSLDGPSNRDTPERCSCPLYSQDCTEENYRTPQEDQVEHLSDIKTEDIEGEEETYVTCIKAEDIEGEEETYVTDIKAEDTEGEEETYVNDLKAEDIEGEEETYVTDIKAEDTEGEEETYVRGDQQCKEEEIPTDISTADGHTSRNISEGHLMLSPDCDIKDNDSRHDSPGDNPIIPIIHPALSAGPSDPGKCSPDHSDIGTSVTALTVDTVFPCSIDAICFTQKTKLITHQTDKAGKRPFPCSECGKCFTYKSVLVTHQRRHTGEKPFSCSECVKFFTHKSALVRHQRTHTGERPFPCSECVKFFTHKSALVRHQRTHTGERPFPCSECGKCFAQKSYLVAHQRSHTGEKPFPCSECGKCFIQKSNLFTHQRTHTGEKLFPCSECGKCFTRKSELVTHHRSHTGEKPFPCSECGKCFTGKSALVRHQRTHTGESPFLCSECQKCFAQKSDFVAHQRSHTGERPFPCSECGKCFIQKSNLFTHQRTHTGEKPFPCSECGKCFTRKSKLVIHHRSHTREKPFPCSECGECFTGKSALVRHQRTHTC